ACAAACGATCAGTTTagttgaagaatttttagGGTTACTCATTACTATTATCGGAGAAAGATATACACCCGGAGTTGGAAACGTAGATGCTGACGATAGActaaaaaaggaaattataCAACAGCTGTGTATCAAGCCCCTGCCACATTCAGAATTAAACAAGACTTTACCTGACGATGTACACCATGAAACAGGAATGGAGAGGGTAATCGACGACCTTGCAAACTTTAAGAAGCCATTATCATCGTCTGCCGGAAAAGGAGTATATGAACTGAAACCAGAATTTTATGCCGATTATAAtgtgtttttttatcattacacCAGAGAAGAATTCAGCAAATCGGAAGAGGAGCAGCGTAAGCGAAGAAAGGCAGCACATGAATTGGAATGTTGTCCACCACCGAAATTGCCCAAATTAACGGAAACCTATAGTTTGGTTGCTAATTTACTACAATGTGATGTAATGCTACATTTAATGCAAACTGTTTTGGAACGTGCGCTTAATTTAAGAGCCAGAAGCTATTCTGAGCCTCAAGTTCAGAGATTACTTCATCTGATCGGTTACGCTTTGCAGGAGGAAGAGTCAGGCTATTACGCATTTTTCCGATTCACTGAAAGATCTACAAAGTGGGAGATTTATAAATTACTGGAACAATTATCTCACAGTCCGAGGCTGGATGCTCACAAAGATTTGGTCACATGGACATTGGAGAAGTATCAGGAACTTTTGGGTTACACACCGTCCGAAGCAAGAAATGTACCATCTTCTGCACCGTCAACGGAACAAAACAGCGAACCAGAGGCCAATAAAATGGACAAAGAGTGGAGAACCCAAATGGCCGCGCAGCAACGAGCTAGGATTATGGCTCAGATGGCTACGATGCAGAAGAACTTTATGAAAGAGAATGCAAAGCTGTTCGAAGAAACTGCCCTCGAAGGTAACAAAGCTAACGATCGAGGTTCTAATTTGGACATAAGCGAATTTTCGGAGCAAGCTCCTGTGGCGGTAGGTATCAATCAAACAAGTAGAATATGTGAGGAAGAAACATATACTTGTATACTGTGTCAAGAGGATCAACCAATAACGGCCACTGGTCCTGCAATGGTACTTGCAGCGTTTGTTCAACAATCCACCGTCCTGTGCCAAAACAGAGTAAACACAGATGAACCCAATCCACTTTTTCTCTCTGATAAATTGGGCGCAGCACCTCATACCAGTACTTGTGGTCACGTAATGCATGCGCAGTGCTGGCAAAAATACCTTGAAAATGTACATGCAAAAGAAAGCAGGAGGCCTTACAGAACTCGACAACCGGCGAGCTTTGACATAGACAAACAAGAATACCTTTGCCCTCTTTGCGAGTGTTTGAGTAATACCATATTGCCACTTTTACCACCTCTTGGAAGCCTGCAGATGTCCAAACAAAACAAAGACAATGTAGATTTCTCTATGTGGTTACGAGCTTTAGTAGTAACGCTTAGTTGTAAAGTCAAAGTGACTCACGGAGTTGTTGAGTATTCAGAAACTAGTCACGATTTGTACTGCCGCTATTGTACAGTTGTAAATCCCCAAGATTCTGTTGAGAGGTTTGACGAAGAGGTATCGTTACAACATCAAATGTTCGCCTGCCCAATTGAGCGAGTATCCCGAGAGCTAGGAGATGTCGGAGCGTCGTTTGAAGCGCTTTATGCTCAAACCGGACCTCATCTCTCTAAGAATTTAATTGGAATGATACATTTATTTGCTCAAGCCACATACACCAAAGGGCTGGATGTAGAACCACACGACGGAGACCCCCGTGTACCGCTGTTGGCATGGAAATCGACCGTTTATACTATACATGCGATAGAATTTATTCTGAGAGATATGGAAAAACCGCTACTCGGAGCTTTAACATCGAGGCTGAGAGACAGTCTAAAAGGATTAGTAAGAATCGCCGCATTTCTTGGATCAACCTGGCCAAACACCACTGTGATTGGAAATCATGCTCTACATTTTCTGACCATGCTCCTAGAAAATCCACATGACGGTCCCAGTGTGTTGGACTGGGATCCCTTGGGAGTTCTTATTCCACTAACAGTCTCTCTGATGAATCTCTACAATATAAAAGCGAACGCTTTTTCCGGATTGGTTACCGGCGGTGTACAAGAATCTCATGCATTGAAGTTAGTTTTTCTCTCATTGATCGTCAGAATTCTTGTCACCATGGAATACAACGAGAACGAAGTTATGGACATCGACAATAAACATTGGGAGGACCAGTCAGTGTTGAAATTTACCGAAGAATTGGGTCTGAAAGTTGGGAGTTACACAGCGTCGGAACTTTGGAGGCGTGTGCAAGCAGCGAGCATACCGTTTCTTCGAGCCTGTGTCCTGTACTTTCATTATTTGACTGACGTACCCGCACCAGCTGAACTAACAATACAAGGGGGTGATActtatgaaaatatgtgtaaatatttgGGTCTTCCTGTTAGGTCAGATGAACTGTTGGATTCGGAAGCTGTTGTAAATCTTGCCAAATTGTGGGTCGCCCATCCAAAGGTTCAACAATATCTGTCCGGCACGAGTACCATTGTCGTGACAAAAGACCCACTGATGATTAATAAACTTGTAGATTTGCCAGAAGACTATAGCGAATTGATAAACGCAGTTTCTCTATTCACATGCCCGAACAGTGACAGAGAAGACTCGAGGAATCCAACGATGTGCCTTGTTTGTGGCGAGATGTTATGTTCGCAAAGCTACTGCTGTCAAGTTGAGTTAAATAAGGTAGCAGTGGGGGCCTGTATTTATCATGCTAGCAAGTGTGGAGCTGGAGTCGGACTATTTCTGCGAGTCAGAGAATGCgagatattatttttaaggTCTCCAACCAGGGGGTCCGTCACCTGTCCCCCTTATTTGGACGAGTATGGAGAGACGGATCAAGGCCTGAGAAGAGGTAATCCGCTCCGACTTTGCAGAGATCATTACAAGCAGCTAAATCAATTATGGTTGGGGCATGGCCTACACGAAACTATAGCCCGAGCGGTCCAGTCATCCAGTACTCTTATAACGATGCAATGGCAACATCTATAACCGGTCTGGCAATCCCATAATTGATATATATCGGATTAACCAAAAAATACTAAATTTACGATTAGTATAAGCGAATAGTGAGTAATGTTATTGTTAgttattatttgattttacagcctgaaaattataaaattatttatttctttagaCAGCGATTTGTCGAAAGTCTTTGTACATTTAAATACTGCGATATTAAATATCCTTGTTGcatgtttcaaataatttcagagtttactgaaatttgtattgtataaatttaaatataaattcattttcaactaTTAAACTCTACATTTTACGAATTTTGACTTGCCATACATATTGGAAGAAAGGATATAAGGACAAGGAGAGTgaataagaaacaaaatgGTACTTATCCGAATGCTAACGCAGTAATATCATTGTAGACGTGAAATCGTAAATACAGTACTTGTAAATTAATAAACGAGAAGAATGTGTGTCTGCCAAGTCTcctaaaatttaaaatgtgagaaaacatcacaataaatataatcgaaaACTTTTATTACGTTTTTGAACAGTTATTTTTGAGTAGATTCCGAGGTActgttgaaattgaattaaccAGCGGTAGTATACCACTCTCATTCATCCTCAACAAATGGATCGCTGTAATTTACCCTAGACCGTCATAGTATTTACCATAGAATCATAAACTAATCTCTTATTCGATTCATTCTATTCTGTGTTCTGTTCCATTTATTTACCGTAAAAAACATACATGCAGGGTGACCCACGACGATCGACCAATTTCAAACCGCTGGAATTCgcaaacgaaaaattttctatgagaaataaaaacaagttcTAGTCGCAGATTTTCACCAAGAATACATTAGTAGCCAATGGGACGATATTCCTGGGTCACcgtgtacatatatttcaAAAGAACGCTGAACGAAGACACTTAAAAAAGTGTGGAAAAGACTTGCGGTTGTTCAAGCCGTCAAAAGTTTCGTGATTTCCGATAAACGGATAAAAATGATAAGATCATCAATTGAGCGATATAGTATCTTGCTCAGCTTTTTTAAATTGAGAATACGGACCATGTCACTAGTTCGTGTTGGAAAAAGAcaggaggaaaaaagaaacaatgaaGTACGAAAAAAAGCGGAGCGAAAAGACTGTTAAATCCTGTTTgcgttataaaaattaaataaaaataaaaaatattcttctttttcaacgCAAAATTCTGTGTTATTActgttcaattattttcgtaacatgataataacaaaataacGCTGTACAATATTGAGATTAAAAACCAGTCGATAAGAATGATCAAATTTACGATTATTGTTTCCACCTGGCAcaaaaagcaagaaaaaaagaaagaaacacaTTGAATTATCATCGTATGCAATCCAATTATCCAACAATTATCATGCGATTCAAATGAGATCAGCGTGCAATATTATAGTTGCGCATAACGTGTGGGCAGTAGAGCTGTACGTTATTAATCGATTCGAAGTATTACCAGGTGATGTATTTAGCACGCACAGTCATATAATGCAATTCAGTATACATGAAACcttgattaaaaattcactAACGTTGATGTAAAGTGGAAAATTTGCGAAGCTTCACCTGCAATATCATTTCCACGCACATCGGTGCGACTCGTATTAAAAGAAGTAATGCGTAAAATCGCTGTAACATTATCGTAATTTGTTTTGCGGATCATCATTGAAGGATGCGGAAGTCGAATCGTTCAACTTTCTCTCTCCGATTTGGCATCTTACTTATAATTATTGGGATTATTACCGTTGTCATCCAACCGCACGGCCTTATCGTGGATAGTTTATTAGACGCGGTTCGCACACGTTTGTTTTATCTCCTTTGAATTTACATTATGTTAAAGGGTGTCTCAGCTGGAGCAAAAATTGACACCATGATTACGTACTTCGTGGTTACCTACATTTTATAAAGTGATTACGAGAGCTtacttgtcaaaaaaaattttactttgattaCGTGATTTTTCATGGTTTCTAAGATTTCATATGATTTCTTAAGATTAAAAATAGATTCCTGTAATCCCGAATGATTTCTCATGACTATCAGTGACTACATTGACGATTATTACTGATTTCGTTGCGATTTCAACGATTACAAAGTAATTTCGGATATTGCGAAATGATTTCGAATGGTACTGAAGTTTCAATCGCTTAAGCGAAACACCCCTTGCATTTTGCGACCGtgattgtaattttcattcctcGGGTATTTTCATTGGACTGCAATCCTTGCAGAGACTCTCCTACGTATTTATTTTCCAGAACTTAGCATTGGTCAAAGGAACCCTGGGATTTAATTTCTGGAAAGTCACAAAATTGGAATTTAAAGTATACTTATTTCACGTTACTAATCCCATCGATGTACAGGAGAGAGGCGAGGTGGCAAATATAGTTGAACGTGGCCCTTACGTTTACGAGTAAGTGTACGAGTAAAGTTTGAGTATAAGGTGTCTCGTGCAACTGCAGATGATCGAATATCTAAGATCAATAAGTTTGCTGTAACACtggacaaaaattttaaacattccCCAGCGAATTGCTGGAGAAAATTGTCATCGAGACGGACGATGCCGCCGATACGATCGACTACCTGGCAAGACGAACGCTCGTTTTCAACGCAACGAAGTCTGGTAATTTGTCAGAAAATGAAGAAGTCACGATTCTGAACGCAGCTCATGTCGGAAGTTTAATCACGGTACGTATGCAGGTGCACAACAGACGCCTTTGTGACCTCCAAAGATCTGAGGAAATAGTGGCTTTCCGCATCACCGTACTTTGCATACACATGAAATGACGTAGGATACGTGTTAACTCGATTAGATAGCAAATGGTTTCCCTGCGCTTCTATCAAAATTTGGAAACGGCCTAGCTCAGCTATTTTCTGACCCGACGAGCATATTCATGCGGGGTCGGGTGAGAGATATTCTGTTTGATGGATTACCGCTCGTATGCGACCCTAAAGCCCACCCAGAGCTCGTCCTTGTTTGCGGTCTTCTGAAACGTCAGCGTCCACCAACGCTCAGAACCACTTCCGAAGCTGGAATCTACGCCTTTAGCTTCTTTCACAAAGTGAGTTATCCACGAAACTGACAACCCTACATTAGCCCAATACTAATCCAAGCGGCGTTAGGTACATTATAGGGTACCATCGAAACATTAATACTATAAAACTTAATATTCGCACGATGGCAAACTCAGGTTTTTACTGGCTAATTGACTCGTGGAACGAATAAAATTATGTAACGAAAGAACGAGTTTCATTCAGCAGAATGCATATTGCTCAATAGTCGAATCTCATATCTCTAGATCAATGGGACGGATGACGGACCGATGACCGTATCTCGCGGGGTAAACGATCGTTACACTACCGGACATTTATCGGAATTCAAAGGCTTGCCTTACGCAGATTTTtggagtataaaaaattgctCCATTATCCGAGGAACCGACAGCATTTTTTGGCCACCGATGAGCTCTCGACAACCAGAAGTATTTACGTACATAAATGACCTATGCAGGTAATAACAATGATAGACGATGATTGGGAAATTATCATTGTGTCGCACATCGGAGTAATAATGTGAATTGATGaagataaaatttatcattttccgAATCAGATCGGTTTTCGCTGTTTATAAAAATGACACGGTGTACAGTGGTCTACTAGGCTATTACTACACCACCACGGAGAGCTTATGGAATGACACAGAGTCACCCTGTTACTGTCCacgggagaagaaaaaaatcgtctgtCCAACACAGGGTCTGCTTGACTTGAACAAATGTCAGGTGTGTATCATATTTCGGTTAAAGTTTAACGACGATTGGGATTGAACCACGATCTCGCCACATTGATGACCAAAATTCAAAGCCGCGTGCAAATACTCTAAGCAGATACGATCCTCGTACACTTAGTTGATCGACCGCATAGCTGTACTACAGAGATATTTGCGTTCCAAATCTTGAGCCCATCGGCTAAGTCTCTATCGTTTCAAACTTATTACAACACTGTTAATGAGCTGACAAATTTATTCTGATGACCTATCTGCACTACGATGTTCCATATCGCAAGGAAGTGCCGGTAATGATGTCGGAGCCACATTTTCTGCACGGTGACCAGAGCCTATTTTCAATAACTAATGGCTTGCAACCTGACGAAGAAAAGCACGCAACGTACGTTGTGGTGGAGCCATTGACTGGAGCACCGCTCTCTGGGTACAGGAAAATGCAGCTGAACCTCAAACTTCCGCGTTTGAAGCAGATTCATGTCGTCGCTAACGTGACTGAGGGAGTATTTCCGTTGCTGTGGGTTGAAGAGGTGAGACCGTCACGAATTGCGGTCATCGAAAGTAGTGGTAATTCGGCTGCTCTGTTTTGCTGCAGGGGACAACTCCAGGACCGAAAATATTAGCCCCAATTATTCTGGTCCATCGGGCGATCCGGTTGATGACCTTTTTATCTTGGATGCCGTTACTTTTTGGTATATTTTTCGTCGCTTATTCCTACTGCACGAAGACATCagcaaaaactgaaaatccCAAAGCCTCGGGACGAAGTACATCGCTCGCGGCCCATTAGACCTCCAAATACTCGGAGCCTTGTGCATTCCTTCAGGTTAATGACAAATAATATTGTCAGTCTTAATTGAATTCGGTTAATTAAAAGTTAAAGAAAAAACCGCGTCACAGCCGTATCTATGTACAAAAATCGTTACTATAATTacactaatatatatatacatatatattacaaGTATAAATTTACTCGTacagttttattatttctacCATTGACACCCACGAACCGAATACCAAAGCCAAAAGGGCTAGAACCACAAGGGTGCCGTTCTTCCATAATCTCCACCTATACGTCCCCAGGTGATTGTCCCAACATGAAACGGTCTCAACTATTGCCGGAACGGCTATCCCGAGTATGGAGAAGAGCACCGAACCGATCAGCGAGATGAACGGCTCGAGATCCGGAATCGCAATGGcgaaaataactaaaaaataaacaactaACGATTACAAACTATGTACACGAACAATCGTTTGTGGCAAAAGTGggaaaaacgaattttcaccATCGCTACCTAAAATCCGTATCCATGGACTTGAAACAGGTACTTGCTTACCTGTAACGATAACGAGGAAGATACGTAACAAGGTCTCCGCGATGCCTTGGAACTTTTTGCTCACCCGCACTCGAAGAGCACCCCATATCACGTCAATACCGATGTAGTACTGAAGGCCATACGTGAAGAGGATGGCCAAGGCGATGAGGAGTTTCACGGCTTGACTTAGGCTGAGCAAGGAAGACGAACGATTCTCTGATTTACAGTCCGTACGGTCTACCGCTCCAGTTACGAGCATTGAGAAAGAAAAGCTGTGCGCACTTTGCTTCGAGTGGATGATTTTTTCTACTCACACGTCCGTCGTATCCAGGTTCAAGGTGACGCTTCCCAACGTCAGTTCGCCGTATTTTAGATACCCGAAGACCCCAATGACGGCGTAGAGCGCGACCACCGTGGTCATAGCTATATTGAGGACGCTCGGACAGCCGAGAAAGTGTTCCGGTGTGCGCATGCTGTTTTCCACCGGCATTACCTGCGGCAAATCGACGCGTACGTTccttttttaaatatcttttCATTACGTCGGCTCGTTTATCATTACACGAAAGGCAAGGTTCGATAATGCGGTTACGTGTCCGCGACAAGTGTAGGCTGTTATAACGATTGGAGTAATTAATTTCGCCCTTGAAACGCAAACGTGCCTTTTCAGGTAAATCGTCACCGTTTGCGATTAAGTGCGAGGTAACTCCTGTAACGGAAGTCGCGAACCTATAGCTTCGTTACGTAATAATTGAGTAATTTACCGCGCCGATTCCCTCGATGGCAAATAGTACGGTagcgaaaaattttggtagTTGGCCAGGACTGGCGATCAAGTTGACGCTGCTGATCGGCTTTATGTCTTGGAATAGGTAGTAGAGGGTTATGGCGAAACCGACCATTATGCTGATATTTGCTATCACGGAAAATGGAACCAAATGTTTGAGATTCCTTATTTGTCCCAGAGCCAGTAACGCGGGCACCAGCATCAACATGTAAAGTCGAACAGAAATATCCGTTCCGGTGTGATAGTCTGCTACCTGAAAAAGAGCAATCCTCGTCAAATTGTTGTCACACTCTGACCCCCCCTCCAtcaggaatttaaatgttcaattttttcgattcgaaACTGTTCAAATTGTCAAATggttgttcttgttgttgttgttcttggCATTGCTGTATTATAACCGTGACGCAGCTGCAAGTGCGATATACAATCACCTTGTACTTATTCTTCGTAATTACCTATCGCCGTCTGGAATTCCAATGAGGTTGTTTGACATGCGGGACATGagcgaaataaattttataataattgacgTGCCGAATACGCGTgcaagttgttttttttttttttgttagaaaAGTTATTCTCTTTtctatcatcatcatcatcatcatcatcacctgTTTAATGGAAGTCGAGATGAAAACTACATAGACGCAGGAGCCGCTTATGCAAGTAGCACCGATCGCCGCGTCGACGAAAGATTCTGAAAACTTGGCGAGGTGCCGAAGGGGCTTAGGACCAATGCGAAAAGCGGCACCTGCCGTTTGAGCGAATGACATCATGGGTGTCCGTGT
This genomic stretch from Neodiprion pinetum isolate iyNeoPine1 chromosome 6, iyNeoPine1.2, whole genome shotgun sequence harbors:
- the LOC124220907 gene encoding proton-coupled amino acid transporter-like protein CG1139 isoform X1, encoding MKITNYSRITGRTSTACRSTHNCVHNRYVMDEKQKESDGKNRMENFSSTVTITSVDTGVYNDKDELYDPFDHRDKKHATSDGGSLAHLLKASLGTGILAMPSAIKNGGLLFGAICTILIGILCAHCVHILVRSSQVLCKRTRTPMMSFAQTAGAAFRIGPKPLRHLAKFSESFVDAAIGATCISGSCVYVVFISTSIKQVADYHTGTDISVRLYMLMLVPALLALGQIRNLKHLVPFSVIANISIMVGFAITLYYLFQDIKPISSVNLIASPGQLPKFFATVLFAIEGIGAVMPVENSMRTPEHFLGCPSVLNIAMTTVVALYAVIGVFGYLKYGELTLGSVTLNLDTTDVLSQAVKLLIALAILFTYGLQYYIGIDVIWGALRVRVSKKFQGIAETLLRIFLVIVTVIFAIAIPDLEPFISLIGSVLFSILGIAVPAIVETVSCWDNHLGTYRWRLWKNGTLVVLALLALVFGSWVSMVEIIKLYE
- the Ubr1 gene encoding E3 ubiquitin-protein ligase UBR2, giving the protein MSNDNMQHHQHHHSGDVELALVLPTFPKSRRPCVNVWMDKMSKGLLSCAHFKEHWRIWVPKIYSPEPNGSCLDWSFNEEKAQKILYSSLEEFICNGNPQEVLQQLSQLDNPPSVCGKVFKMGEPTYSCRECGMDSTCVLCVVCFKQSAHRNHKYKMGTSSGGGCCDCGDPEAWKNDSSCSIHKAGIQFKSRPRNKLPEDIAERAKATFEAVLKYSYELLSLEHVPGLPSDLCLKGTDEDPLSLQATSDTYCTVLFNDETHTFEQVIGTLSRVIKCSHRDAIEFVTNIDREGRAVVKCSTFQHCTELKSEIERFTSRHGNRPLKVLVVHADVVAHQLFAMKLLAWLQEFMAHSEGFRIAFSNVALHTKLSDVSIVEGILMRDSQLWKAARTAWHRLFISGMLVEYESKKALASVFTYNYGTVMKDFIRDDHDHSFSIAALSVQLFTVPTLTHYLIAHNDVLFILLNTFISESSRKCNAQGKLEFERNSANQTFKRAQHILYDLRYLLSAKPDTWTDELRHGFLQGLSIMLKLLCSMQGMDAVSRQVGQHIEFEPEWESAFNLHIKLAPVISLTLEWCGSDRTVFIKAFRLVLKKLYELPGNDLGPGQVRELANHSASCLQYDVSTEPVSIHLPLSRFLAGLFLYLERYNLEFQSSEFMMPTKPTPEQIIEPVLRTQAMFSQVHAGMWRRNGYSIMNQLFFYHNVKCRTEMLDKDIVLLQTGACLIESNEFLIHLLNRFNLLNWANPEFEANTLKNPEEDSMRQTISLVEEFLGLLITIIGERYTPGVGNVDADDRLKKEIIQQLCIKPLPHSELNKTLPDDVHHETGMERVIDDLANFKKPLSSSAGKGVYELKPEFYADYNVFFYHYTREEFSKSEEEQRKRRKAAHELECCPPPKLPKLTETYSLVANLLQCDVMLHLMQTVLERALNLRARSYSEPQVQRLLHLIGYALQEEESGYYAFFRFTERSTKWEIYKLLEQLSHSPRLDAHKDLVTWTLEKYQELLGYTPSEARNVPSSAPSTEQNSEPEANKMDKEWRTQMAAQQRARIMAQMATMQKNFMKENAKLFEETALEGNKANDRGSNLDISEFSEQAPVAVGINQTSRICEEETYTCILCQEDQPITATGPAMVLAAFVQQSTVLCQNRVNTDEPNPLFLSDKLGAAPHTSTCGHVMHAQCWQKYLENVHAKESRRPYRTRQPASFDIDKQEYLCPLCECLSNTILPLLPPLGSLQMSKQNKDNVDFSMWLRALVVTLSCKVKVTHGVVEYSETSHDLYCRYCTVVNPQDSVERFDEEVSLQHQMFACPIERVSRELGDVGASFEALYAQTGPHLSKNLIGMIHLFAQATYTKGLDVEPHDGDPRVPLLAWKSTVYTIHAIEFILRDMEKPLLGALTSRLRDSLKGLVRIAAFLGSTWPNTTVIGNHALHFLTMLLENPHDGPSVLDWDPLGVLIPLTVSLMNLYNIKANAFSGLVTGGVQESHALKLVFLSLIVRILVTMEYNENEVMDIDNKHWEDQSVLKFTEELGLKVGSYTASELWRRVQAASIPFLRACVLYFHYLTDVPAPAELTIQGGDTYENMCKYLGLPVRSDELLDSEAVVNLAKLWVAHPKVQQYLSGTSTIVVTKDPLMINKLVDLPEDYSELINAVSLFTCPNSDREDSRNPTMCLVCGEMLCSQSYCCQVELNKVAVGACIYHASKCGAGVGLFLRVRECEILFLRSPTRGSVTCPPYLDEYGETDQGLRRGNPLRLCRDHYKQLNQLWLGHGLHETIARAVQSSSTLITMQWQHL
- the LOC124220906 gene encoding sensory neuron membrane protein 2, with protein sequence MRKSNRSTFSLRFGILLIIIGIITVVIQPHGLIVDSLLDANLALVKGTLGFNFWKVTKLEFKVYLFHVTNPIDVQERGEVANIVERGPYVYDELLEKIVIETDDAADTIDYLARRTLVFNATKSGNLSENEEVTILNAAHVGSLITIANGFPALLSKFGNGLAQLFSDPTSIFMRGRVRDILFDGLPLVCDPKAHPELVLVCGLLKRQRPPTLRTTSEAGIYAFSFFHKINGTDDGPMTVSRGVNDRYTTGHLSEFKGLPYADFWSIKNCSIIRGTDSIFWPPMSSRQPEVFTYINDLCRSVFAVYKNDTVYSGLLGYYYTTTESLWNDTESPCYCPREKKKIVCPTQGLLDLNKCQEVPVMMSEPHFLHGDQSLFSITNGLQPDEEKHATYVVVEPLTGAPLSGYRKMQLNLKLPRLKQIHVVANVTEGVFPLLWVEEGTTPGPKILAPIILVHRAIRLMTFLSWMPLLFGIFFVAYSYCTKTSAKTENPKASGRSTSLAAH
- the LOC124220907 gene encoding proton-coupled amino acid transporter-like protein pathetic isoform X4, producing MDEKQKESDGKNRMENFSSTVTITSVDTGVYNDKDELYDPFDHRDKKHATSDGGSLAHLLKASLGTGILAMPSAIKNGGLLFGAICTILIGILCAHCVHILVRSSQVLCKRTRTPMMSFAQTAGAAFRIGPKPLRHLAKFSESFVDAAIGATCISGSCVYVVFISTSIKQVADYHTGTDISVRLYMLMLVPALLALGQIRNLKHLVPFSVIANISIMVGFAITLYYLFQDIKPISSVNLIASPGQLPKFFATVLFAIEGIGAVMPVENSMRTPEHFLGCPSVLNIAMTTVVALYAVIGVFGYLKYGELTLGSVTLNLDTTDVLSQAVKLLIALAILFTYGLQYYIGIDVIWGALRVRVSKKFQGIAETLLRIFLVIVTVIFAIAIPDLEPFISLIGSVLFSILGIAVPAIVETVSCWDNHLGTYRWRLWKNGTLVVLALLALVFGSWVSMVEIIKLYE
- the LOC124220907 gene encoding proton-coupled amino acid transporter-like protein CG1139 isoform X2, whose translation is MQIFKYVINTRANEFLYLVGYVMDEKQKESDGKNRMENFSSTVTITSVDTGVYNDKDELYDPFDHRDKKHATSDGGSLAHLLKASLGTGILAMPSAIKNGGLLFGAICTILIGILCAHCVHILVRSSQVLCKRTRTPMMSFAQTAGAAFRIGPKPLRHLAKFSESFVDAAIGATCISGSCVYVVFISTSIKQVADYHTGTDISVRLYMLMLVPALLALGQIRNLKHLVPFSVIANISIMVGFAITLYYLFQDIKPISSVNLIASPGQLPKFFATVLFAIEGIGAVMPVENSMRTPEHFLGCPSVLNIAMTTVVALYAVIGVFGYLKYGELTLGSVTLNLDTTDVLSQAVKLLIALAILFTYGLQYYIGIDVIWGALRVRVSKKFQGIAETLLRIFLVIVTVIFAIAIPDLEPFISLIGSVLFSILGIAVPAIVETVSCWDNHLGTYRWRLWKNGTLVVLALLALVFGSWVSMVEIIKLYE
- the LOC124220907 gene encoding proton-coupled amino acid transporter-like protein pathetic isoform X3, whose amino-acid sequence is MRNGRKYIVKREYVRYVMDEKQKESDGKNRMENFSSTVTITSVDTGVYNDKDELYDPFDHRDKKHATSDGGSLAHLLKASLGTGILAMPSAIKNGGLLFGAICTILIGILCAHCVHILVRSSQVLCKRTRTPMMSFAQTAGAAFRIGPKPLRHLAKFSESFVDAAIGATCISGSCVYVVFISTSIKQVADYHTGTDISVRLYMLMLVPALLALGQIRNLKHLVPFSVIANISIMVGFAITLYYLFQDIKPISSVNLIASPGQLPKFFATVLFAIEGIGAVMPVENSMRTPEHFLGCPSVLNIAMTTVVALYAVIGVFGYLKYGELTLGSVTLNLDTTDVLSQAVKLLIALAILFTYGLQYYIGIDVIWGALRVRVSKKFQGIAETLLRIFLVIVTVIFAIAIPDLEPFISLIGSVLFSILGIAVPAIVETVSCWDNHLGTYRWRLWKNGTLVVLALLALVFGSWVSMVEIIKLYE